A region of Paenibacillus sp. JNUCC-31 DNA encodes the following proteins:
- the purM gene encoding phosphoribosylformylglycinamidine cyclo-ligase: MSEAYKKAGVDIAAGNEAVERMKKHVKRTFRPEVMTDLGGFGALFGLNKDKYDEPVLVSGTDGVGTKLKIAFAMDRHDTIGIDAVAMCVNDIVVQGAEPLFFLDYLACDKVIPEKIEAIVAGIAEGCHQSGCALIGGETAEMPGMYSEGEYDIAGFTVGIVDKAKIINGTTIAPGDTVIGLASSGVHSNGFSLVRRLLLEEAGLDLHTDIAELGGKLGDALLEPTKIYVKPLLSLLEKVKVKGMAHITGGGFIENIPRMLPSNVNVDIDYGSWPILPIFNLLQQKGSVSNRDMFTTFNMGVGLVLVVNEADAAEALQQLKSSGEEAYIIGRVTEGDARVTFTGADV; this comes from the coding sequence TTGTCAGAAGCATATAAAAAGGCCGGGGTTGATATCGCGGCAGGCAATGAAGCGGTTGAACGGATGAAAAAACACGTTAAGCGTACCTTCCGTCCGGAAGTGATGACAGATCTGGGGGGCTTTGGCGCCCTGTTCGGTTTGAACAAAGATAAATATGATGAGCCGGTACTCGTATCCGGTACAGACGGCGTAGGAACCAAGCTGAAAATCGCGTTTGCCATGGATCGTCATGACACGATCGGCATCGACGCGGTAGCCATGTGTGTGAACGACATTGTTGTACAGGGAGCAGAGCCACTCTTTTTCCTGGACTACCTTGCTTGTGACAAAGTCATCCCTGAGAAGATCGAAGCGATCGTTGCGGGTATCGCGGAAGGCTGTCATCAATCCGGCTGTGCATTGATCGGCGGTGAAACGGCTGAAATGCCGGGCATGTACAGCGAAGGGGAGTACGACATTGCCGGATTTACCGTAGGAATTGTGGACAAAGCCAAGATCATCAACGGTACAACCATTGCTCCTGGTGATACTGTAATTGGGCTGGCTTCCAGCGGTGTGCATAGTAACGGGTTCTCGTTGGTACGCCGACTGCTGCTTGAAGAAGCGGGACTGGATCTCCACACTGACATAGCGGAACTGGGCGGCAAATTGGGTGATGCCCTGCTGGAACCAACGAAAATCTATGTGAAACCACTTCTGTCCCTCCTTGAAAAGGTAAAAGTAAAAGGTATGGCTCACATTACAGGTGGCGGCTTCATCGAGAATATTCCGCGCATGTTGCCAAGCAACGTAAATGTAGATATTGATTACGGCTCTTGGCCGATCCTGCCGATCTTCAACTTGCTGCAGCAAAAAGGATCTGTTTCCAATCGTGACATGTTCACCACATTTAACATGGGAGTTGGACTTGTCCTGGTGGTTAATGAAGCAGATGCAGCGGAAGCTCTGCAACAGCTGAAATCATCTGGTGAAGAAGCGTACATCATTGGCCGTGTTACTGAAGGAGATGCGCGAGTAACCTTCACGGGAGCGGATGTTTAA
- the purN gene encoding phosphoribosylglycinamide formyltransferase, producing MANYRIAVFASGEGTNFQSLVDAVRNGGLNASVDLLVCDKPSARVVQRAQDAGVDCHLFTPKNYASREAYEAEIVEVLESKKIDLVVLAGYMRLLTSVVVDRYAGRLINIHPSLLPAFAGKDAIGQALDYGVKVTGVTVHFVDGGMDTGPIIAQHPVPILPEDTPESISRSIHAAEQQLYPEVVSWFAQGLVQLDGRHVTVNKPV from the coding sequence ATGGCGAACTACCGCATAGCTGTATTTGCCTCGGGTGAAGGGACTAACTTTCAGTCATTGGTCGATGCAGTACGGAACGGTGGGCTGAATGCATCCGTAGATCTGCTCGTATGTGATAAACCGTCTGCACGTGTTGTGCAGCGGGCACAGGATGCAGGCGTAGATTGTCATCTGTTTACTCCGAAAAATTATGCTTCCCGTGAAGCCTATGAGGCAGAGATCGTGGAAGTGCTTGAATCCAAAAAAATCGACTTGGTTGTTCTTGCAGGATATATGAGATTGCTGACTTCTGTTGTGGTGGATCGTTATGCAGGGCGGTTGATTAACATTCATCCGTCCTTGCTACCGGCATTTGCAGGCAAGGATGCGATTGGACAGGCACTTGACTATGGTGTGAAAGTGACGGGCGTGACTGTGCATTTCGTAGACGGAGGTATGGATACCGGCCCGATTATTGCCCAGCATCCGGTTCCCATTCTGCCAGAGGATACGCCTGAGTCAATCAGCCGTTCCATCCATGCAGCCGAACAGCAGTTATACCCTGAGGTTGTTTCCTGGTTCGCTCAAGGTCTGGTTCAATTAGACGGACGTCATGTTACTGTTAACAAACCGGTTTGA
- the purH gene encoding bifunctional phosphoribosylaminoimidazolecarboxamide formyltransferase/IMP cyclohydrolase, whose protein sequence is MSIKRALVSVWDKTGIVDFCRELSQMGVEIISTGGTSSLLSKEGVPVIGISDVTGFPEIMDGRVKTLHPAVHGGLLAVRDSEEHKRQMEENGLGYIDLVVVNLYPFQDTIAKPDVTYEDAIENIDIGGPTMLRSAAKNHAYVSVVVDTADYGKVLEEVRSNGDTTLETRKRLAAKVFRHTAAYDAVISDYLSNLNGDPLPERLTVTYEKLQDLRYGENPHQQAAFYRKPLAAQDTLTTAEQLHGKELSYNNINDANAALQIVKEFEEPAVVAVKHMNPCGVGIGESIYEAYGKAYAADPTSIFGGIVAANRIIDSDTAAKLSEIFLEIVLAPDFTQEALDILTKKKNIRLLKTGELNAARNRESQFVVTSIDGGMIVQQSDVHSIEASELKVVTDRAPSEEELKQLLFGWKVVKHVKSNAIVLAANDMTVGVGAGQMNRVGAAKIAIEQAGDQAKGAILASDAFFPMGDTLELAAKAGVTAVIQPGGSIKDEESIKVANEYGIAMVFTGVRHFKH, encoded by the coding sequence GTGAGTATCAAAAGAGCGCTGGTCAGCGTATGGGATAAAACAGGTATCGTGGACTTTTGCCGCGAGCTGTCGCAAATGGGTGTGGAGATTATTTCGACAGGAGGTACAAGCAGCCTCTTGTCGAAGGAAGGCGTGCCTGTCATCGGAATTTCAGATGTGACCGGATTTCCGGAGATTATGGACGGACGTGTCAAAACATTGCATCCGGCAGTTCATGGTGGCTTGCTGGCTGTTCGTGACAGCGAAGAGCACAAACGCCAAATGGAAGAGAACGGGCTGGGTTATATTGACCTCGTTGTTGTGAACCTGTATCCATTTCAGGACACCATCGCCAAGCCGGACGTAACGTATGAAGATGCGATTGAAAACATCGATATCGGTGGTCCAACTATGCTTCGTTCTGCTGCTAAAAACCATGCTTATGTTAGTGTCGTTGTAGACACCGCAGATTATGGCAAGGTGCTTGAAGAAGTTCGCAGCAATGGGGACACCACACTCGAAACACGCAAACGGCTTGCAGCAAAAGTGTTCCGCCATACAGCGGCTTACGATGCAGTTATTTCCGATTATCTCTCCAACCTGAACGGTGACCCGCTGCCAGAGCGACTGACGGTTACTTACGAGAAACTTCAAGATTTGCGCTACGGCGAAAATCCGCACCAGCAGGCGGCATTCTACCGCAAACCGCTGGCAGCCCAAGATACGTTGACAACAGCCGAGCAGTTACACGGCAAAGAATTGTCCTACAATAATATCAACGATGCAAACGCAGCCTTGCAGATCGTTAAAGAATTTGAAGAACCGGCAGTTGTGGCGGTTAAACATATGAATCCTTGCGGCGTAGGTATTGGCGAAAGCATCTATGAAGCTTATGGTAAAGCCTATGCGGCAGATCCAACTTCCATCTTTGGCGGAATCGTGGCAGCGAACCGCATTATCGACAGCGATACAGCAGCCAAACTGAGTGAAATCTTCCTGGAAATCGTGCTGGCACCTGACTTTACACAAGAAGCACTCGATATCCTGACCAAAAAGAAAAACATTCGTTTGCTCAAAACGGGTGAACTGAACGCTGCCCGCAATCGGGAGAGCCAATTCGTAGTCACTTCCATCGACGGAGGCATGATCGTGCAACAAAGCGATGTGCATTCCATCGAAGCGAGCGAGTTGAAAGTTGTTACAGATCGTGCACCATCCGAAGAAGAATTGAAACAGCTGTTGTTTGGCTGGAAAGTGGTTAAGCATGTGAAATCCAATGCGATCGTGCTCGCAGCAAACGACATGACTGTAGGTGTAGGGGCTGGGCAAATGAATCGTGTCGGCGCAGCCAAAATTGCTATTGAACAAGCAGGGGATCAAGCCAAAGGAGCCATTCTGGCATCCGATGCGTTCTTCCCAATGGGCGACACACTGGAACTCGCAGCGAAAGCTGGAGTTACGGCTGTTATTCAACCAGGTGGCTCCATCAAGGATGAAGAATCCATCAAAGTAGCGAATGAATACGGCATTGCTATGGTTTTCACTGGCGTTCGTCACTTCAAACACTAA
- the purD gene encoding phosphoribosylamine--glycine ligase codes for MDILVVGGGGREHAIIWALAKSPKAGKIHCAPGNAGIAQLAECHPIAVNEFDKLTELAVELNVGLVVIGPDDPLADGIVDAFDKTGIPVFGPRRNAAEIEGSKTFMKDLLHKYNIPTAAYEKFDNYEQAQAYLNEQAIPVVIKADGLAAGKGVTVAYSREEADQALRSIMVDKVFGEAGAKVIIEEFLAGQEMSILAFVDGETVRPMAAAQDHKPVFDNDQGPNTGGMGTYSPLPHIPASIIEEAVETIIKPTAKAMVSEGRPFQGVLFAGLMISPDGRPKTIEFNARFGDPETQVVLPRLKSDLLDIFWATVHGKLADIEIEWSDEAAVCVVLASGGYPGPYTKGAAIEGLDQVDEAVVFHAGTARNEAGEWVTNGGRILGVVGLGSDIAEARDKAYAQAERIRFDGKHQRSDIAAKALV; via the coding sequence ATGGATATTCTCGTAGTAGGCGGCGGCGGCCGGGAACATGCAATTATATGGGCACTGGCGAAAAGCCCGAAGGCTGGCAAGATTCATTGTGCTCCGGGAAATGCAGGAATTGCACAGCTCGCCGAGTGTCATCCGATTGCGGTTAATGAATTCGATAAACTGACGGAACTTGCCGTGGAGCTTAACGTGGGTCTGGTTGTTATTGGCCCAGATGATCCGCTTGCAGATGGCATTGTGGATGCTTTTGACAAGACAGGCATACCGGTATTTGGACCACGCCGTAATGCAGCAGAGATTGAGGGCAGCAAAACGTTTATGAAAGATCTGCTGCACAAATACAATATTCCGACTGCGGCCTATGAAAAATTCGATAACTACGAACAAGCTCAAGCATACCTGAATGAACAAGCTATTCCGGTTGTCATCAAGGCCGATGGGCTGGCAGCGGGTAAAGGTGTGACGGTAGCTTATTCCCGTGAAGAGGCTGATCAGGCACTCCGCAGCATTATGGTGGACAAGGTATTTGGGGAAGCAGGAGCCAAGGTCATCATCGAAGAATTCCTGGCAGGTCAGGAAATGTCGATTTTGGCTTTTGTCGATGGGGAGACCGTTCGTCCCATGGCGGCTGCACAGGATCATAAACCGGTATTCGATAACGATCAGGGGCCAAACACAGGTGGCATGGGTACGTACTCACCATTGCCTCATATCCCGGCTTCGATCATTGAAGAAGCTGTGGAGACGATCATCAAACCCACAGCCAAGGCGATGGTGTCCGAAGGGCGTCCGTTCCAAGGCGTGTTGTTTGCCGGACTGATGATCTCTCCCGATGGCAGACCCAAAACGATTGAGTTCAATGCACGTTTCGGTGATCCCGAGACACAGGTTGTGTTGCCGCGTTTGAAGAGTGATCTGCTCGATATTTTCTGGGCAACCGTGCACGGGAAATTGGCTGATATTGAGATTGAGTGGAGCGACGAAGCCGCTGTATGTGTAGTGCTTGCTTCTGGGGGATATCCTGGTCCTTATACAAAGGGAGCAGCCATTGAGGGACTGGATCAAGTTGATGAAGCCGTAGTATTCCATGCTGGAACGGCACGCAATGAAGCTGGAGAATGGGTCACCAATGGTGGGCGGATTCTGGGCGTTGTGGGTCTTGGCTCTGATATTGCTGAAGCCAGAGACAAAGCTTATGCGCAAGCGGAACGAATCCGTTTTGACGGGAAACATCAGCGTTCTGACATCGCTGCCAAAGCTTTGGTTTAA
- a CDS encoding hemolysin family protein — translation MDIITILNIVLLIILIALTAFFVASEFAVVKIRTSRIDQLVAEGNKKAVLAKKVVSDLDYYLSACQLGITVTALGLGALGKPTVERLLYPVFDYLNVSASISSVASYAIAFILVTFLHVVVGEMAPKTMAIQFSEKLTLLLSPSLYWFGKIMYPFIWALNGASRVLLRGFGVKPAGHDQAYSEDEIKIIMNQSYEGDEDNKTKLSYLENVFVFDERDAKDIMVPRTELVTLNQNMTYDDIIPILDEHNYSRYPVIEDGDKDRIVGVVNVKKILPDMVATRAHQLSEFVREIPFVSEVTRIQDAMIKMQQERVHMAVVVDEYGGTAGILTMEDILEELVGEIRDEFDADEVADIQETGENQYLINGRVLLDELERQFGLVFEGNEEMDTVAGWIQFQKGVGVEKGDTVEHGDYVWTVVDAENFHIKQVLLERVNGAEVEETASDLA, via the coding sequence TTGGACATAATTACCATATTGAATATTGTATTACTCATTATTTTGATTGCGTTGACCGCATTTTTCGTTGCATCCGAATTCGCTGTGGTCAAGATTCGTACGTCACGAATAGATCAGCTTGTTGCGGAAGGCAATAAGAAGGCTGTTTTGGCGAAAAAAGTAGTGTCGGATCTGGATTACTATCTGTCAGCCTGTCAACTTGGTATTACCGTCACTGCCCTTGGATTGGGAGCGCTCGGTAAACCAACGGTTGAAAGGCTACTGTATCCTGTATTTGATTACCTTAACGTATCTGCTTCCATCTCGTCTGTTGCATCGTATGCGATCGCGTTTATACTCGTCACGTTCCTGCACGTTGTTGTTGGTGAGATGGCTCCCAAAACGATGGCAATTCAATTTTCGGAAAAATTGACGCTGTTGCTCTCGCCGTCACTGTACTGGTTCGGAAAAATCATGTATCCGTTCATCTGGGCGCTGAATGGAGCGTCACGTGTCCTTCTGCGGGGATTCGGCGTTAAACCTGCCGGGCATGATCAAGCCTACTCGGAGGATGAGATCAAGATCATCATGAACCAGAGTTACGAAGGGGACGAGGACAACAAGACCAAGCTTTCGTATCTGGAAAATGTATTTGTATTCGATGAACGGGATGCCAAAGATATCATGGTTCCGAGGACGGAGCTTGTGACACTGAATCAGAATATGACCTATGACGATATTATTCCGATACTGGATGAACATAATTATTCACGTTATCCCGTCATCGAGGATGGAGACAAGGACCGTATTGTCGGTGTGGTGAATGTGAAAAAGATTTTGCCGGACATGGTTGCTACCCGGGCACATCAACTGAGCGAATTCGTGCGCGAGATTCCGTTCGTATCCGAAGTTACACGTATCCAGGATGCCATGATCAAGATGCAGCAAGAGCGAGTCCATATGGCTGTTGTTGTGGATGAATATGGCGGTACAGCAGGTATTCTGACGATGGAAGATATTTTGGAAGAACTCGTGGGTGAAATTCGGGATGAGTTCGATGCCGATGAAGTTGCTGACATTCAGGAGACTGGAGAGAACCAGTATCTCATTAACGGCCGGGTGCTTCTGGATGAGCTGGAGCGGCAGTTTGGGCTTGTTTTTGAAGGCAATGAAGAGATGGATACCGTGGCCGGATGGATTCAATTCCAGAAGGGTGTCGGTGTGGAAAAAGGAGATACGGTAGAACACGGTGATTACGTCTGGACCGTTGTGGACGCAGAGAATTTTCACATTAAGCAGGTACTGCTTGAACGTGTAAACGGTGCTGAGGTTGAGGAAACAGCCAGTGACCTGGCGTGA
- a CDS encoding hemolysin family protein produces the protein MDGIIALNLFLVAVFIGLTAFFVGAEFAILKVRMSRIDQLILEGNKKAVLAKKVAHNLDYYLSACQLGITITALVLGALGEPTVEKMLHPLFERLEVPAALSTVLSYGIALAIITFLHVVIGELAPKTLAIQFAEKMTLMLAPPLYWFGKIMNPFIYALNGAARLLLGIFGIKPAGHDTVHSEEELKLIMAQSYESGEINQTELDYLKNIFAFDERLLQEIMIRKEKIVTLDKEMPLNRMIEVLKQHEYTRFPVIEKGNQDHFVGFIHTKEMLTSVAAGRAFNMDTFVHDMLRFSELSPIKDVLIQMQQSRSHIATVHNAEGATVGLVTMEDILEEIVGDIKDEYDGKDLVQPPKRLKLT, from the coding sequence TTGGACGGAATAATAGCCTTGAACTTATTTTTAGTAGCCGTATTTATAGGCCTGACCGCCTTTTTCGTTGGAGCGGAATTTGCAATTCTGAAAGTACGGATGTCCCGAATCGATCAGCTGATCCTGGAAGGGAACAAAAAAGCGGTGTTGGCCAAAAAAGTGGCTCACAATCTGGATTATTATCTATCTGCTTGTCAATTGGGTATCACAATCACGGCTCTCGTATTGGGTGCATTGGGTGAACCTACCGTTGAGAAAATGCTGCATCCACTGTTTGAGCGACTGGAAGTGCCAGCAGCCTTGTCTACAGTACTCTCTTACGGAATTGCCCTCGCGATCATCACGTTCCTGCATGTCGTAATTGGTGAATTGGCACCAAAAACATTGGCGATTCAGTTTGCCGAGAAGATGACGCTTATGCTGGCACCACCGCTGTACTGGTTTGGCAAAATCATGAATCCGTTCATCTACGCGCTGAATGGGGCTGCCCGTCTATTGCTTGGCATATTCGGTATAAAGCCTGCCGGTCACGATACGGTTCACTCTGAAGAGGAATTGAAGCTGATCATGGCGCAGAGTTATGAGAGCGGGGAGATCAATCAGACGGAGCTTGACTATCTGAAGAACATTTTTGCTTTTGATGAGCGTCTGCTTCAGGAGATTATGATCCGCAAAGAAAAAATTGTGACGCTGGACAAAGAAATGCCGCTGAATCGTATGATTGAGGTTTTAAAGCAGCATGAGTATACACGCTTCCCTGTGATCGAAAAAGGAAATCAGGATCACTTCGTTGGATTTATTCATACAAAAGAGATGCTGACAAGTGTTGCCGCAGGCCGTGCATTCAACATGGATACGTTTGTACATGACATGTTGAGATTTTCGGAGTTATCTCCAATAAAGGATGTCTTGATCCAGATGCAGCAAAGTCGTTCCCATATCGCAACGGTTCATAATGCGGAGGGAGCTACGGTTGGCCTGGTTACAATGGAGGATATCCTTGAAGAAATTGTTGGAGATATCAAGGATGAGTATGATGGCAAAGATCTGGTTCAACCGCCAAAGCGATTGAAATTAACCTAG
- a CDS encoding ring-cleaving dioxygenase, which yields MFRTSGIHHVTAFVDDAQKNVDFYAGVLALRLVKKTINFDAPDVYHLYYGNEDGAPGTIITFFPQQNARRGVIGSGQTGVTVYAIPMGSLSFWKERLTSFNIPFENKTRFGEQYIRFFDKGGLLLELVEREGGQPSQWAFNGVPSEHAIKGFGGAVLFSHVPDKTMDVLTTMLGLEQVGEEDGIIRLQATGDIGQLIDIQSTGIQRGIGGAGTVHHIAWRAKDYVEHEQMQQDLQKAGYHPTPVIDRQYFNAVYFREPGGILFELATDPPGFARDEPQESMGQKLMLPEWYEPQREQIEQMLPPIQVREWKGESKS from the coding sequence ATGTTCAGAACTTCAGGAATCCATCACGTTACGGCTTTTGTAGATGACGCACAGAAAAATGTTGATTTTTACGCAGGTGTATTGGCACTGAGACTGGTGAAAAAAACAATTAATTTCGATGCACCGGATGTGTACCATCTGTATTATGGCAATGAGGATGGGGCACCGGGCACCATTATCACGTTCTTCCCACAGCAAAATGCAAGAAGAGGTGTCATCGGCTCAGGACAGACCGGCGTAACCGTATATGCGATTCCAATGGGCAGCCTGTCATTCTGGAAAGAACGTCTGACTTCCTTCAATATCCCGTTTGAAAATAAAACACGATTTGGCGAGCAGTACATTCGCTTCTTCGATAAAGGCGGTCTGTTGCTCGAATTGGTCGAGCGCGAAGGAGGTCAGCCAAGTCAGTGGGCATTCAATGGTGTACCGTCTGAACATGCGATCAAAGGTTTTGGTGGAGCTGTATTATTCAGCCATGTACCCGACAAAACAATGGATGTACTGACAACGATGCTTGGTCTGGAGCAGGTTGGAGAAGAGGATGGAATCATTCGCTTGCAGGCGACTGGTGACATCGGTCAACTGATCGACATTCAATCGACTGGAATCCAGCGGGGCATTGGCGGAGCAGGTACGGTTCACCATATTGCATGGCGTGCGAAAGACTATGTTGAGCATGAACAAATGCAGCAGGATCTTCAAAAAGCCGGATACCATCCAACACCGGTCATTGACCGCCAGTACTTCAACGCTGTGTATTTCCGGGAACCGGGAGGTATACTGTTTGAACTGGCTACGGATCCTCCGGGATTTGCACGGGATGAACCACAGGAGAGCATGGGACAGAAACTGATGCTGCCTGAATGGTATGAACCACAGCGTGAGCAGATTGAACAGATGTTGCCACCTATTCAAGTACGTGAATGGAAAGGAGAGTCCAAATCATGA
- a CDS encoding alpha/beta hydrolase, whose protein sequence is MKHIYKAGSQPDAPTILLLHGTGGTENDLVGLAEMIAPGAGILGVRGNVSENGMPRFFRRLAEGVFDEEDLVARTAELGSFVDAAAVEYGFDRANVYALGYSNGANIAASLIFHQADVFKGAILHHPMVPLRGLEMPDLKGLPVFIGAGENDPIVPKRETEELASLLSGAGAAVHMHWERQGHQLTRTEAEAAAAWFKTQG, encoded by the coding sequence ATGAAACATATTTATAAAGCAGGTTCTCAGCCGGATGCCCCTACAATTTTGTTGCTGCATGGGACAGGTGGAACGGAGAATGATCTGGTAGGTCTGGCCGAGATGATTGCACCAGGAGCAGGTATTCTGGGGGTACGTGGTAACGTCTCCGAGAACGGGATGCCCCGATTCTTCCGCCGTCTGGCGGAAGGGGTGTTTGACGAAGAGGATCTCGTTGCACGGACAGCGGAATTAGGTTCTTTTGTGGATGCAGCAGCTGTGGAGTATGGTTTTGATCGTGCGAATGTCTATGCCCTGGGCTATTCCAACGGTGCTAACATCGCCGCGAGTCTGATCTTCCATCAAGCTGACGTATTCAAAGGGGCGATTCTGCACCATCCGATGGTACCCCTGCGCGGTCTCGAAATGCCAGACCTGAAAGGTCTGCCTGTATTTATCGGCGCTGGAGAGAACGATCCGATTGTGCCGAAACGTGAGACAGAAGAACTCGCTTCACTTCTGAGTGGAGCAGGCGCAGCCGTGCACATGCACTGGGAGCGTCAGGGCCATCAGCTGACCCGTACCGAGGCGGAAGCTGCGGCGGCATGGTTTAAAACTCAGGGATAA
- the ilvA gene encoding threonine ammonia-lyase IlvA: MKPVEQEPTGTTNPGRASVGMEDIVRAHHVLREVIVRTPLQRDAVLSAKYNCNVYLKREDLQVVRSFKIRGAYNMIRSLTPAEMEKGIVCASAGNHAQGVAFSCNALGIHGKIFMPSTTPNQKVKQVRRFGGNNVEVVLTGDTYDDAYEEAIRTCNEQGMTFIHPFDQPKIIAGNGTVAMEIMESLDENADYMFVTIGGGGLAAGVGTYMKTVSPETRIIGVEPLGAASMSEAMFRKQVVTLDDIDKFVDGAAVKRVGDLTFDICSGTLDDIVKVPEGKACTTILELYNENAIVVEPAGSLAVAALEQYREQIAGKTVVCVISGGNNDIDRMQEIKERSLIYEGLKYYFMVNFPQRAGALREFLEEVLGPNDDIARFEYTKKHDKENGPALVGIELMYKEDYQPLIERMNRKGLAYTELNKNLNLFNMLI, from the coding sequence ATGAAACCAGTGGAACAAGAACCAACGGGAACTACAAATCCCGGCCGTGCCAGTGTTGGCATGGAAGATATCGTGCGCGCACATCATGTGCTGCGTGAAGTCATTGTAAGAACACCGCTGCAGCGGGACGCTGTATTGTCGGCCAAATATAACTGTAATGTATACCTCAAACGGGAAGACTTGCAAGTGGTACGTTCGTTCAAAATACGTGGTGCATACAACATGATTCGTAGTCTGACTCCAGCAGAGATGGAGAAAGGCATTGTCTGTGCGAGCGCAGGAAACCATGCACAAGGCGTTGCTTTTTCCTGTAATGCTTTGGGCATCCACGGCAAAATCTTTATGCCGAGCACGACGCCTAACCAAAAAGTGAAACAGGTACGTCGGTTTGGTGGAAATAATGTTGAAGTTGTGCTCACAGGCGATACGTATGACGATGCTTATGAAGAAGCAATTCGTACCTGTAATGAACAAGGCATGACGTTTATCCATCCATTCGACCAACCCAAGATTATTGCAGGCAATGGTACGGTGGCGATGGAAATCATGGAGAGCCTGGATGAGAACGCGGACTATATGTTTGTTACGATCGGTGGCGGCGGTCTCGCTGCTGGAGTCGGAACTTATATGAAGACGGTCAGTCCGGAAACGCGTATCATTGGTGTAGAGCCACTTGGCGCAGCTTCCATGAGTGAAGCCATGTTCCGCAAACAGGTGGTCACGCTGGATGATATCGATAAATTCGTGGATGGTGCTGCGGTAAAACGCGTGGGTGACCTGACCTTTGATATCTGTAGTGGCACGCTGGACGACATTGTGAAGGTTCCTGAAGGTAAAGCCTGTACCACCATTTTGGAGCTGTATAATGAAAATGCCATTGTGGTAGAGCCTGCCGGTTCCCTGGCGGTTGCTGCGCTGGAGCAGTATCGCGAGCAAATTGCGGGTAAGACCGTTGTTTGTGTAATCAGCGGCGGGAACAACGATATCGACCGGATGCAGGAAATTAAGGAGCGTTCCTTGATCTACGAAGGTCTGAAATATTATTTCATGGTCAATTTCCCACAGCGTGCAGGAGCTTTGCGTGAGTTTCTCGAGGAAGTATTGGGACCGAATGACGACATTGCCCGTTTTGAATACACGAAGAAGCATGATAAGGAAAATGGGCCTGCCCTGGTGGGCATTGAGTTGATGTACAAGGAAGATTACCAGCCGCTGATTGAACGAATGAATCGTAAAGGCCTCGCGTATACGGAGCTGAACAAAAATCTCAATCTGTTCAACATGTTAATCTGA
- a CDS encoding GNAT family N-acetyltransferase — protein MNHSHVKSDRSEAQPLLRPARKEDAAQVIPLLYQAIGDIAYALAGEEDHEKAMGILQQFYVREDNRISYRNITVMEQDKQVAGILVAYDGGEADILDQPILDRPGRSTDEKYTLVKETRPGEYYLDTLSVSEAYQGQGIGKALMAAFEQRGRELGHSQVSLIVERDNGRALMLYERQGYIKDDVIVIAGHEYNHMVKPIL, from the coding sequence ATGAATCACTCCCATGTGAAGTCGGACCGTAGTGAGGCGCAGCCTCTGTTGAGACCTGCTCGCAAAGAAGATGCAGCACAGGTCATTCCTTTACTTTATCAGGCGATCGGTGATATTGCATACGCTCTGGCTGGTGAAGAAGATCATGAGAAAGCGATGGGGATTTTGCAGCAATTTTACGTGCGTGAAGACAATCGGATCAGCTATCGTAATATAACGGTAATGGAGCAGGATAAGCAAGTTGCTGGAATTCTGGTAGCCTATGATGGCGGAGAAGCAGACATTCTGGATCAGCCGATTCTGGATCGGCCTGGTCGGAGCACAGATGAGAAATATACGTTGGTCAAAGAAACCCGTCCCGGGGAGTATTATCTGGATACTCTATCGGTAAGCGAAGCATATCAGGGGCAGGGCATCGGCAAGGCATTGATGGCTGCTTTTGAGCAGCGTGGTCGAGAACTTGGACACTCGCAGGTGTCCCTCATTGTTGAACGTGACAATGGACGGGCCTTGATGTTATACGAACGGCAAGGGTACATCAAAGATGATGTGATTGTAATTGCTGGACATGAGTATAACCATATGGTCAAACCAATTCTGTAG